A single region of the Glycine max cultivar Williams 82 chromosome 20, Glycine_max_v4.0, whole genome shotgun sequence genome encodes:
- the LOC100781526 gene encoding agamous-like MADS-box protein AGL62 produces the protein MSKNKKSSLGRQKIPIEKIPKKSHLQVTFSKRRSGLFKKASELCTLCGVEIAIVVFSPADKAFSFGHPEVESLIDRYTTRNPPQESSAHHLVEAHRNANVCDLNMQLTQVFNHLEIEKKRADDLDHVRKARQRQFWWESPIDELGLNELLQLKASIEELKKNIEKHASKFMIEHSSNIPSSSILGPNNGLGPLIGIASSIPNAHYLAFRTGYL, from the exons atgtcaaagaataagaagTCTAGCTTAGGACGCCAAAAGATCCCAATTGAAAAAATACCCAAAAAGAGTCATTTGCAAGTTACATTCTCTAAGCGTCGTTCGGGACTGTTCAAGAAAGCCAGTGAGCTTTGCACCCTTTGTGGTGTAGAGATTGCAATTGTGGTTTTCTCTCCCGCGGATAAGGCATTCTCTTTTGGCCATCCAGAAGTTGAGTCCCTCATCGATCGTTACACCACGCGAAACCCTCCACAAGAGTCTAGTGCACACCACCTCGTTGAGGCACACCGAAATGCCAATGTTTGTGATCTCAACATGCAACTCACTCAGGTTTTCAATCACTTGGAGATTGAAAAGAAGCGAGCAGATGACCTAGACCATGTGAGGAAAGCTAGGCAGAGGCAATTTTGGTGGGAGAGTCCAATTGATGAGCTTGGATTGAATGAGTTGCTGCAGTTAAAGGCCTCTATTGAGGAGCTCAAAAAGAACATAGAAAAACATGCTAGCAAATTCATGATTGAACACTCTAGTAATATACCTTCTTCATCAATTCTTGGACCTAATAATGGACTTGGTCCACTT ATTGGTATTGCTTCATCAATTCCAAATGCCCATTATCTCGCTTTTCGCACTGGGTATCTTTGA
- the LOC100782074 gene encoding agamous-like MADS-box protein AGL61: MDMFKQKEKKKNTGRKKIEIKKLDKGSNKQVTFSKRRAGLFKKASELCILCNVYVAIIVFSPADKLFCFGHPDIDSIIGRYLKGDNAEFESAKSSKGKSVSCEERNRQYEEAMKKLELEKKNLAQIEVLTKGWNRSWWDDPIDQMTDLQLEQFMVSIYELRKKLAERAGELMM; encoded by the coding sequence ATGGATATGTTTAAgcagaaggagaagaagaaaaacacagGCCGCAAAAAGATTGAGATCAAGAAGCTTGACAAGGGTAGCAACAAGCAAGTGACGTTCTCAAAAAGAAGAGCAGGACTGTTCAAAAAAGCCAGCGAACTCTGCATTTTATGCAATGTTTATGTAGCCATAATTGTGTTTTCTCCTGCTGACAAATTGTTCTGCTTTGGCCATCCAGATATCGACAGCATAATTGGTCGCTATCTCAAAGGAGACAATGCAGAGTTTGAATCAGCAAAGTCGTCAAAAGGAAAATCAGTGTCATGTGAGGAACGTAACAGACAATATGAAGAGGCGATGAAGAAGTTGGAGTTGGAAAAGAAGAACTTGGCACAAATTGAAGTTTTGACTAAAGGTTGGAACAGAAGTTGGTGGGACGATCCCATTGATCAGATGACTGATCTGCAATTGGAACAGTTTATGGTGTCCATTTACGAGTTAAGGAAAAAACTAGCAGAAAGGGCAGGTGAATTGATGATGTAA
- the LOC100782612 gene encoding myb-like protein X, whose product MIKRFPSRNNRSKGIKVKHVLQIVLLLGVCFWLIYQVKHNHDKKNEFAKDAKLSVSTQTDPILKLGRRDLHPGKHEEIQNEKHEEEEEDEHIEEDEETKHDHEEQQDGNKNETEEREENKHEGRLQRGEENKHGAEDQEEDVEDVGRGGGDDDIDENDQEKSEMDTIDRDDEFLDEEKEKEEVDEKENENEDEEKESLVENHNNHEAREEHYKGDDASSAVAHDTHATSTETETLSLENSDVNLEMNITKPENETTYSDESVRKQNDSDLKVSEGNVIDGISSNATAVQETGNNTLSNPVDDSSFLNKTTATDSDSHFQSSSNLTVVTTEASNNLTLAGNDTSSSSEQNKTVMLSESDQAQNSTTNTTIPGDVKDVQTEGLEQSGNRTSDENLHDTNSTISIKTENGGEDAGESSNLVASNVTENAYRNERSESDISESDKSNGNTETNENPNVDATEDEMFKGDTQTGETDETSDSSSANETMDSAEQDAIDSSDTHIHEDVAEARTDLDTLPDIRNEGDDSDETAAE is encoded by the coding sequence ATGATAAAACGGTTTCCAAGTAGGAACAATAGGTCCAAAGGCATCAAGGTAAAGCATGTTCTGCAAATTGTTCTGTTGCTTGGTGTTTGCTTCTGGTTGATCTACCAGGTTAAGCACAATCATGATAAGAAGAATGAATTTGCCAAGGATGCAAAACTGTCAGTCAGTACACAGACAGATCCGATCCTGAAACTTGGTAGAAGAGACCTTCATCCAGGTAAGCATGAAGAAATTCAGAATGAAAAacatgaggaagaagaagaagatgaacatattgaagaggatgaagaaacTAAGCATGATCATGAAGAACAACAAGATGGAAACAAGAATGAAACTGAAGAACGTGAAGAGAACAAGCATGAAGGCAGACTACAAaggggagaagaaaataagcatGGAGCAGAAGACCAGGAGGAAGATGTGGAAGATgtaggaagaggaggaggagacgATGATATCGATGAAAATGATCAAGAGAAATCAGAGATGGATACTATTGATCGTGATGATGAGTTCTTGgatgaagagaaagagaaagaagaggtTGATGAGAAGGAGAACGAAAACGAGGATGAAGAAAAGGAGAGTTTAGTTGAAAACCACAACAATCATGAGGCTCGGGAGGAACATTACAAGGGGGATGATGCTTCTAGTGCTGTGGCTCATGATACTCATGCAACTAGCACTGAAACTGAGACACTTAGCTTGGAAAACTCTGATGTAAACTTAGAAATGAATATCACTAAACCTGAAAATGAGACAACTTATTCAGATGAAAGTGTCAGAAAGCAAAATGATtcagatttgaaagtttcaGAAGGTAATGTGATAGATGGTATATCTTCAAATGCAACTGCTGTTCAAGAGACTGGAAATAACACTTTGTCCAACCCTGTGGATGATAGCtcatttctaaataaaacaaCTGCAACGGACTCTGACAGCCACTTTCAATCAAGCAGTAACCTAACAGTAGTGACCACTGAAGCAAGCAACAACTTGACCTTAGCTGGTAATGATACATCAAGTTCATCTGAACAAAATAAAACAGTGATGTTATCTGAATCTGACCAAGCTCAAAACAGCACGACGAACACAACAATCCCTGGAGATGTAAAAGATGTGCAGACAGAAGGATTAGAGCAGAGTGGCAATAGAACTTCTGATGAAAACCTGCATGATACCAATTCAACGATCTCTATCAAAACTGAAAATGGAGGTGAGGATGCTGGAGAATCATCTAATCTAGTAGCTTCAAATGTAACCGAGAACGCATACAGAAATGAGAGGTCTGAATCTGATATTTCTGAAAGTGACAAGTCCAACGGTAACACTGAAACAAATGAAAATCCAAATGTTGATGCCACAGAAGATGAGATGTTCAAAGGTGACACACAAACAGGTGAAACTGATGAAACATCAGACTCTTCCTCTGCCAACGAAACTATGGATTCAGCTGAACAAGATGCAATCGATTCTTCTGATACTCATATCCACGAGGATGTGGCCGAGGCTCGAACCGATCTTGATACACTGCCTGATATCAGAAATGAAGGAGATGACAGTGACGAAACTGCTGCAGAGTAA
- the LOC100783152 gene encoding probable xyloglucan endotransglucosylase/hydrolase protein 10 encodes MKNFHTTLLIFFTGFVSSSLFQVSVASIVSTGDFNKDFFVIWSPTHVNTSSDGHTRSLILDQESGSGFASNQMFLFGQIDMQIKLVPADSAGTVLAYYLTSDQPNRDEIDFEFLGNVSGQPYILQTNIFADGTDNREERIYLWFDPTKDFHSYSVLWNMHQIVLMVDMIPIRVYRNHADKGVAFPRWQPMSLKATLWNGDSWATRGGQDKIDWTKGPFIASFRNYKIDACVWKGNPRFCRAASPTNWWNQYSSSTLTSTQRRWFKWVRKYHMIYDYCQDNERFQNNLPRECSLPKY; translated from the exons ATGAAAAACTTCCACACAACACTACTTATCTTCTTCACTGGGTTTGTTTCCTCAAGTCTGTTTCAAGTTTCAGTTGCATCTATTGTTTCAACAGGAGACTTCAATAAGGACTTCTTTGTAATATGGTCTCCTACCCATGTGAACACATCTTCTGATGGACATACAAGAAGCTTGATACTGGACCAAGAATCTG GATCTGGTTTTGCTTCAAACCAGATGTTTTTATTTGGGCAAATTGACATGCAAATCAAACTAGTGCCAGCTGATTCTGCAGGCACTGTCCTGGCCTATTAT CTTACCTCTGATCAACCTAATCGAGATGAGATAGACTTTGAGTTTCTTGGCAATGTCTCTGGGCAGCCATATATTctacaaacaaatattttcgCAGATGGAACTGACAATCGAGAAGAGAGGATTTATCTGTGGTTTGATCCTACAAAGGACTTCCATAGTTATTCGGTGTTGTGGAATATGCACCAGATTGT ATTAATGGTGGATATGATTCCTATAAGAGTTTATAGAAACCACGCAGACAAGGGTGTAGCATTTCCTAGATGGCAGCCAATGAGTCTGAAAGCAACCTTGTGGAATGGTGATAGCTGGGCAACACGAGGTGGCCAAGATAAGATTGATTGGACAAAGGGTCCCTTCATAGCTTCATTCAGAAATTACAAGATTGATGCTTGTGTGTGGAAAGGGAACCCAAGGTTTTGCAGAGCAGCTAGCCCTACCAATTGGTGGAACCAATACAGCTCTAGCACACTTACGTCCACTCAAAGAAGGTGGTTCAAATGGGTCAGGAAATACCACATGATTTATGATTACTGCCAAGACAATGAGAGGTTCCAAAACAATCTTCCAAGGGAATGTTCTCTTCCCAAGTATTGA
- the LOC100781730 gene encoding uncharacterized protein: MAEKSKELLQFEHKGTPLSSLESTLLVCDNKKESDTQTRRLPPHGTPLTAPHPPSQLLGKVKDFLGVMSEANKRLELDAKDNPENYDIEELTGNESEVIEMDLMLGVADLHTPEAVAAAESAISTCQPVIPLAADGSETDSEESSTDDDCGDDDIESSDDYHDDGNNSEKPSSLVQKSISSKDNIQEKQKGNVHSKKRPRIVELS, translated from the exons ATGGCAGAGAAGAGCAAAGAGCTGCTCCAGTTTGAGCATAAAGGCACACCCCTTTCTTCCTTAG AATCCACTCTTCTTGTTTgtgataataaaaaagaatcagacACACAAACTAGGAGACTCCCCCCTCATGGCACACCACTCACTGCCCCACATCCCCCAAGCCAAC TTTTAGGGAAGGTTAAAGACTTCCTAGGAGTGATGTCAGAAGCAAATAAGAGGCTTGAACTTGATGCAAAG GACAATCCTGAGAATTATGATATTGAAGAGCTAACTGGAAATGAATCGGAAGTTATTGAAATG GATTTGATGCTTGGTGTAGCTGATCTTCATACACCAGAGGCAGTGGCTGCTGCTGAATCTGCAATTTCCACTTGTCAGCCTGTGATTCCATTGGCTGCTGATGGTAGTGAAACAGATTCAGAGGAAAGTAGTACTGATGATGACTGTGGGGATGATGATATTGAAAGCAGTGATGATTATCACGACGATGGAAACAACAGTGAAAAGCCTTCATCTCTTGTTCAAAAATCTATTTCCAGTAAGGATAATATTCAGGAAAAACAAAAGGGAAATGTTCATTCCAAAAAACGTCCAAGAATAGTTGAGCTATCTTGA
- the LOC113000774 gene encoding cysteine-rich receptor-like protein kinase 10, whose amino-acid sequence MAVLPLRSLSFVCCLLIIANFISQASADYAQNFTYFCDPSNRGNYTTDSTYDANLDTLLSTLTSNTEINYGFYNSSYGENTDKVYAIGLCRGDVKPDECSSCLNVYRTIRTELCPNRKEAIGWYEDEKCMLRYSDHSIFDHMEMGPAFFYHNMYNATDLDQFNKSLNTLLGNLKSEAASGDSRLKYAVGNIPGPDNKVIYGLVQCTPDLLQSECAQCLKLSIESIPRDCCKDKIGGRAVRPSCNMRFETASLFYGDTAYAPSPSPSPSRSQSLLPPSSTVTHNTSSGGKSSTATISIAVAVPVVAAVVFIFIYMYLRGRKRREKFKTQQEEEYDDEIDISKSLQFNFNTIRDATNDFCDSNKLGKGGFGIVYRGRLSNGQEIAVKRLSTNSRQGDIEFKNEVLLVAKLQHRNLVRLLGFCLERREKLLVYEFVPNKSLDYFIFDQAKRPQLDWEKRYKIIEGVARGILYLHQDSRLRIIHRDLKASNILLDEEMNPKISDFGLAKLFGVNQTHGDTNRIVGTYGYMAPEYAMHGQFSEKSDIFSFGVLVLEVVSGQKNSCIRHGDFVEDLLSFAWQSWTEGRATNIIDPTLNNGSQNEIMRCIHIGLLCVQDNVAARPTTLPLPLEPAFYVDRTGDLPDMQLWEFSSRTTRSREDTTRSVQESVNEASISDPYPR is encoded by the exons ATGGCTGTTCTTCCATTAAGGTCACTTTCCTTTGTTTGCTGTCTCCTTATCATAGCAAATTTCATATCTCAAGCCAGCGCAGATTACGCTCAAAACTTCACCTATTTCTGTGATCCTAGCAATAGAGGAAACTACACGACCGACAGCACCTATGACGCAAACCTCGACACCCTTTTGTCCACCCTCACTTCCAACACAGAAATCAACTACGGTTTCTACAATTCCTCATACGGGGAGAACACTGACAAAGTGTACGCCATTGGTCTATGCAGAGGAGATGTTAAGCCAGATGAATGCAGCAGCTGCCTCAACGTTTACAGGACTATTCGCACAGAGCTCTGTCCAAATCGGAAGGAAGCAATTGGGTGGTATGAGGATGAGAAATGCATGCTGCGCTACTCAGACCACTCAATATTTGATCACATGGAAATGGGACCTGCGTTTTTTTATCACAATATGTACAACGCAACGGACTTGGATCAGTTCAATAAATCTCTCAACACCTTGCTGGGTAACTTGAAAAGTGAAGCTGCATCAGGTGACTCTCGTCTCAAGTATGCTGTAGGAAATATACCTGGTCCTGATAATAAGGTCATATATGGTCTTGTTCAGTGCACCCCAGACTTGCTACAGTCAGAGTGCGCTCAGTGCTTAAAGCTGTCCATTGAAAGTATCCCAAGAGATTGCTGTAAAGACAAAATTGGTGGTAGGGCTGTTAGACCAAGTTGTAATATGAGGTTTGAAACTGCATCTCTCTTCTATGGAGATACAGCATATGCACCATCACCGTCTCCGTCGCCATCACGATCCCAGTCGCTATTGCCACCATCCTCTACGGTCACTCATAACACTTCCTCGGGAG GAAAAAGTAGCACAGCTACCATCAGCATAGCAGTAGCAGTACCAGTTGTTGCTGCTGTGGTGTTCATTTTTATCTACATGTATCTAAGAGGGAGAAAGCGACGGGAAAAGTTTAAAA CTcaacaagaagaagaatatgATGATGAAATTGACATTTCTAAGTCATTGCAATTCAACTTTAACACCATACGAGATGCCACAAATGACTTTTGCGATTCTAATAAACTCGGGAAAGGCGGATTTGGGATTGTTTACAGG GGTAGGCTTTCCAATGGACAAGAGATTGCTGTCAAAAGGTTGTCAACGAATTCTAGACAGGGGGATATAGAATTCAAGAATGAAGTGCTTTTAGTGGCCAAGCTTCAGCATCGAAATTTAGTTAGGCTACTTGGTTTCTGtctggaaaggagagaaaaactACTTGTCTATGAATTTGTTCCGAATAAAAGCCTTGATTACTTCATATTtg ATCAAGCAAAGAGACCCCAATTAGATTGGGAAAAGCGCTACAAAATCATTGAAGGTGTTGCTCGAGGCATTCTCTACCTCCACCAGGATTCTAGATTGCGCATTATCCATCGGGATCTTAAAGCAAGTAACATTCTCTTAGATGAAGAGATGAATCCTAAAATATCAGATTTTGGTTTGGCAAAATTGTTTGGTGTGAATCAAACTCATGGAGACACAAATAGAATTGTTGGAACCTA TGGATATATGGCACCTGAGTATGCAATGCATGGACAATTTTCAGAGAAATCGGACATTTTTAGTTTTGGTGTACTGGTTCTTGAGGTTGTAAGTGGCCAGAAAAATAGTTGCATTCGTCATGGAGATTTTGTAGAGGATCTGTTGAGTTTT GCATGGCAAAGCTGGACAGAAGGAAGAGCTACAAATATCATAGATCCCACATTAAATAATGGTTCACAAAATGAAATAATGAGATGCATCCACATTGGGTTACTCTGCGTTCAAGACAATGTTGCTGCTAGACCTACCACTCTTCCACTACCTTTGGAACCTGCATTTTACGTGGATAGAACTGGAGACCTTCCAGACATGCAGTTATGGGAGTTTAGTTCAAGGACaacaagatcaagagaagacACAACTAGATCAGTTCAAGAATCGGTCAATGAGGCTTCAATTTCTGACCCATATCCTCGCTAG